The proteins below are encoded in one region of Effusibacillus dendaii:
- a CDS encoding glutamate-1-semialdehyde 2,1-aminomutase, translating to MNFQNSVHYYQEALQYIVGGVNSPSRSFKAVGGGAPVFMERGKGAYFWDVDGNRYIDYLAAYGPLIHGHGHPHIAKAIGRAAENGLLYGTPTKLEIDFAKMLRSAIPSLEKIRFVNSGTEAVMTTIRVARAFTKRNKIIKFAGCYHGHSDLVLVAAGSGPSTLGIPDSAGIPQSIANEVITVPFNDLGGLAEALQHWGHETAAVLVEPIVGNFGMVPPEPGFLQGVNELTHRYGALVIYDEVITAFRFHYGGAQDLLNVYPDMTALGKIIGGGLPIGAYGGRQEIMEQVAPLGPAYQAGTMAGNPASISAGIACLELLQEAGVYDRMDQLGRMLEEGLLATAKRYGHPVVINRIKGALTLYFGRTEPVRNYDDAQSTDGEQFGRFFKLMLEEGICLAPSKYEAWFVSTAHTEEDIQYTIQAADRAFAKLADQ from the coding sequence ATGAATTTCCAAAATTCGGTTCACTATTACCAAGAAGCGCTGCAATACATCGTTGGCGGTGTCAATTCGCCCTCCCGTTCTTTTAAGGCGGTTGGCGGCGGAGCGCCGGTTTTTATGGAACGGGGCAAAGGAGCTTATTTCTGGGATGTGGACGGCAACCGCTACATCGATTATCTGGCCGCTTACGGGCCTTTGATTCACGGTCATGGCCACCCGCATATCGCAAAAGCGATCGGACGGGCAGCCGAAAACGGGCTTCTGTACGGCACCCCCACCAAGCTCGAGATCGATTTTGCCAAAATGCTGCGGTCAGCCATCCCCTCTTTGGAAAAAATTCGATTTGTCAACTCCGGAACAGAGGCGGTAATGACCACGATCCGCGTGGCGCGGGCGTTTACGAAACGGAATAAAATCATTAAATTTGCCGGCTGTTATCATGGCCATTCCGATTTGGTGCTGGTCGCCGCCGGTTCCGGCCCGTCCACACTGGGGATCCCCGATTCGGCAGGCATTCCCCAATCGATTGCAAACGAAGTGATTACCGTACCGTTTAACGATTTAGGAGGACTGGCAGAAGCGCTGCAGCATTGGGGCCATGAAACAGCAGCCGTATTGGTGGAGCCGATTGTCGGGAATTTCGGGATGGTGCCGCCGGAGCCCGGTTTCTTGCAAGGCGTCAATGAGTTAACCCATCGCTATGGAGCGCTGGTGATCTATGACGAAGTAATTACCGCCTTCCGCTTTCATTATGGCGGTGCGCAGGATCTATTGAACGTATATCCGGACATGACAGCACTTGGCAAAATTATCGGCGGCGGTCTGCCCATTGGAGCGTACGGCGGCAGGCAGGAGATCATGGAGCAGGTGGCGCCGCTCGGCCCTGCCTATCAAGCGGGTACGATGGCCGGCAATCCGGCATCCATCTCGGCTGGCATCGCCTGTCTCGAACTTCTGCAGGAAGCGGGCGTATACGATCGGATGGATCAGTTGGGACGAATGCTGGAAGAAGGATTGCTTGCGACAGCAAAGCGATATGGTCATCCGGTTGTGATAAACCGTATAAAAGGCGCCTTGACCTTATATTTCGGCAGAACGGAGCCGGTTCGCAATTATGACGATGCACAGTCGACTGACGGGGAGCAGTTCGGCCGATTTTTCAAATTGATGTTGGAAGAAGGCATTTGTCTCGCTCCTTCCAAATATGAAGCCTGGTTTGTTTCAACGGCTCATACAGAGGAAGATATTCAATATACGATTCAAGCCGCCGATCGGGCGTTTGCCAAATTGGCCGATCAGTAA